AGGCCAAGTAGGACTGCCCGCTTACCTTGAATTTAACCGTCTCGTAATCTGTATTACTCGTCAGCTTTACCCTGTTCATTAATTGCTCCGCGCTATGCTGCGCGAACACAGGTGAAGCCTCCAAGCTGTATACCTGTCCGTTCCTTGCTATTACGATCAGTTGGGAGTTATTGTCCTGCACGCTGCTGAATGTTTGAGAAAAGAAATCTGATAGCTGCATGGATATTTCTAGAATCCCGTTATGCGCTCTGTTGTCCGCATATTTGAATTCCTGCAAATACGTCATAAAGGGCTCATTGGGCTGTGGTTCGGAAGGCACGCCGGTGAGGACGACGTCCTCCTGTATCTCCCACAACGGCAAACCGCTCCGCTTCACTACTTCATCATGCCAAGGCTTATCTTCAATACGCGATTCCTGTAGAATGACTGGCCAAATCTCATTCACGTAAAGGTTGTCCGTGAACAGCCGGACATTCGCAATTCGTGGATTGTTAAACAGAAAGTATTGAAAGTTATTGACTACGTCTTTCTTAATGTGAAGAACATGCGCCGCATCCTGAATTTGTTCAATTTGCAGATAATTGTTCATTTCCCGATTGGATAACGCAAGCTGACCGGTCCATTCCATCAGCTCCATATTATTCTCGATGTTTATCTTCTCGATGGCGAGCACATTCTCGTTGTTCTTCGTCAATTCTTCCATCGCCTTGGCGGACTCTTCATTTAGCGTATACCAGGAGAATAGAATAACAGGTATGAAGATGACGAACACAAATGACAGAATCAGTTTGACTTGAAGCGAAAGTTTTAACGTGAATGCACGTATCCCCATTAACCAGCGTATTGCCGCAAATCCCATCTCCAGTTTCACATCCTGCTGCTTCCTCTAAAAGATCTATTGCTTGAACGACGACTTCAGCTTCTCTATATTCCGTTCGTAGGCTGCTTGCCGGCTAGCTGCAATCTCTTCGTACTCGGGATCCTTGGTAATGGTGTTCAAGAATTCGGTAAACAGTTGATCGAATTCAGCATCCGACCCCGACATCAGCAGCTTCGGCAGCGTCTCGGCCCAGAGCCGCGTTTGTTCGCCTTCCGCGATACCTTCCTTCGTCGTCGGGTCTGGATCCAGACTGTCGAACTCGGCCATGCTGATCGTCTTGCCTCTCGTCCAATCGGCAATTTGTTTGGCAGGCTCAGCATCCATCCCCGTCATCCATGCTAGATTCATGTTTGTATCCATCAGCATCCAATACATATAAGAAGCGCCATATTTTTTATCGAACGCTTGGCGGTTGGTATTGAGCAGATTCATCGCCGCTGGCAAGAACTGATCCTTGCCGTCTATCGTGTCGTAGGTAACGCCCTTCTCTCCTAAGTACAGATCCTTGTTCCCCTCTTCGCTGAGCAAATAACTGAGGAAGGCCATTGCCCGCTTTTTATCCTTGACGTTCTTGGAGATGAGCGTCACCGTCCATCCGGAGATGCCGTTGCCTGCAAGCGTTGGCGCATCATGTGCGTCATTCGCAGGACCATCAATCGCGATATATACTTTATTGGGGTCCTTCTGGTATAACATTTGGTTAATCTCTGTAAAATCAGACCATTGATAAAGCATGGCAAAATAGCGGCCCTGCGATATTTTTTCATCCTTTTCCAGCCGCTTTTCGTCAATATAAACATCCGTCGGCATAAGCCCGTCCTCATTTGCTTGACGAAACACCTTCAACCATTTCAAATAGGTTGGATCGCTGCGACGATCATACAGCTTGCCGTTTTTCTGCTTCGGGATCGCTAGGAAATTCTGAAGATACTCGTCCAGCGAATAGTTTCCGGTTTCCGTAAATTCATGAAGGCCAATCGGAATGAGCGGCTGGCCGTCCACCTCAGGAAACTTCTCCTTCGCAGCCTTTAGCGCTCCGAGAAACCCTTCGGGCGTGCTCATATCCGGCTTGCCAAGCGCTTCATACAAGTCTTTCCTGACTACGAAGGTCTGATTAGAGGTGAAGAGCTGACCGTATTTTTGATAATCGGCAGGGGATGAGGATGCATTCGGGTAACCGTACACATTGCCGTTAGACTGTGTGTACCAACTAAGCTTTGCGGGATCTGCGACCTTAAAAAAATAAGGATCATATTCATCCGCTAGCTCATTTAATGGAAGCACCATATCTCCATTGATCATCTTCTGAACGGCATCCTCGTACCAGCCTAGCGTAATGAAATCAGGGAGCGATCTAGCCGACATCATCGTATTAAGCTTCTCGCCGGCGTCGCCGGCGGGCACGATAAAGTTCAAGCTGACGCCCGTCTTTTTCGTTATATAATCGGAAACGGCGTTTCCTCCCCACTTGCTGGTGAACCAATCAAAATTGATATACCAATCAAACGTAATCGGTGTCGTGTCCAGTTTCCAGGCAGGCTCATCCGTAGAAATCTTCTTATGAGAAGCATCTGCCTCCAGTGAATTGGCGTTCGAATTCGTAGGATCTTCAGCAATGCCATTGCCCGAATTGCCAGTGTTAACGGAACAAGCCGCTAACGCCCAACACATCATCAGAACTAGTAATACCATTGCTGATTTAAGCATCTTACCCATTCACTACTCTCCTTTGTCTACATAGCAATTAACTAATTTAGCTCATTATTGTAATATAATACCATAAATTAGTAGGGTGATGCTGTTCATCAGCCTCTATTTTAGAGCTAGTATAAAGGTTATTGCTGGCAAATGAAAGAGATTGCATTCCTATTCAGGGCTACTATTTTTCAGGCTTCGTCTATTCCAACGTCGAATAAGCGAGCACAACAAGGAAATATTTCTTCCTTGGCTCGCTTTGATTATATATGATTAATAATTCGCTTTATTTGATTATTGTTGAAAGAACTCAATACATTTCTGTACGGAAGGATTATTGTAATGATACTTTTTAAAAACAAGCTTTATCTCGCGAAGAGGCGTTGGACTTACAAGACGAATCATTTTCAATTCTTGTCCAGGGAAGCCTTCAATTATAGAGGCAGGTAAAATAGCTACCCCCATCTTTTGCAGTACCATGGAAAGAAGAATTTCCGTAGAGGTTGACTCAAACATGGATAGCAGGTTTTCGGAAATCTTAACACTGGATGCGTGAATATAATCGGTCAAACGCATATCCCCAACAAATAAGGAAGATTCTAAATCCTCCAGCTCATGAAAAGAAATACTGGTTCGATCCGCCCATGGATGATCCTTATAAACGATCAACGCTTGTTCTTCTTTATATAGATGCAGGATATGAATTTCTTTGTTTGGATTATAATGATCGGTAACGCCAATATCGATACTGTCATTCAATAATTGCTGTGTCGTATTCTCCGCACTGGCAAATTTCAATGTAATGTCAGGATGCTGATCATGAAATTCCCGAAAACGGGATGTTAATCTAAAAAAGTTCGTGGGCGAAATGCCTATCGAAAGTTTATTAACCCGAGCGTAACGCAACTCGTAGGTTTCTTTCTTTGATTCTTCAATGAGCCTCATGACGGAAAGAGCTTTTTCATATAAAATTTCCCCGTCAGCCGTAATCTTTACCCCTCTGCCAAATCTCTCAAACAAAGGCGCTCCAACTTCCAATTCCAAAAAACGAATCTGTTGACTTAAAGTAGGTTGAGAAATCAATAAAACATCCGCAGCCTTAGTAAAGCTGCCTTCTTTGCAAATTTGAATAAAACACTCTAATTGCCTGAACACAAAAGATTCACCTCATCCTCTCTTACATAGGAATCCATCTCTTGAATGAATAATCGCGCAGTGGATTTCATATTAGCGGATTTAAGGTATAACAGAGATATATCCCAATATGGAATATGCCCTTCCAATTTGACAATACGCAAAGAATCATCCCTTATACTTTCGAGCAAAGATGTTGGTATAAGAGCCGCTCCAAGTCCATGACGAATCCAATGTAGCAGTACCGAGGTGGAGGATGTTTCTATAATCGACTTCAATGTAAACCCGTAAGAGAAACAATACCTATCAATTAACGATTTGTTCTGTTCTCGGAACATGATCGAATTCATTTGCTTCAAGGATTGGAAAGGAATTGACGTTTGATCGGCCAAAGAATGATCGGAGTGAACCAATAGCGCCATTTCTTGTCTATACAAATGAGTCGAAATCACCGAATCGTCGGAAACCGGATAGGCCGTTATTCCAAAGTCTACTCTTTGCTCCATAACTTTTTTCTCGGCATTCTCTATATCCATAATTCTTAATAGAATATTCGGGTGCTTCTGGTGAAACTTCATGAAGAAAGGAGCTAGATATTCAAGCTCAGCAGGACAACAGCCAATAGCAATCGTTTCTCCGAATCTATCGTTGCGGCCATCTATTTCATTACGCGCTTCTTCAAGAAGATTCATAATAGCATTGCCCTTATTCAAAAGAATTTTTCCGGCTTCCGTTATTTCAACCCCTCTACTTACCCGATCGAACAATTGAATATTGTACTCACCCTCCAAAACCCGAATTTGCTGACTTAGCGTAGGCTGAGTCACGCCTAATTCTTCTTTCGCTTTTGTGAAGCTTCCTGATTTGCAAACCTGAATAAAGTATTCAAGCTGGCGCAATTCCACGGCGTATTCCTCCTTAGTCCATTCAGATTCGCTCCATGCATGGTTGCCTTCCGAGCTATCCTTCATTCATGTTTTTCAGCTCCAACCCCTCATTAAACATTATATGAAAGAACCAGTCCTGTAATATATCCGCTAGATTTCAGGTTAAGGTTGCTGGATTTTAGGGTTGGTCCCGCAAAAGAAAAAGCCACTCCGCAAGAGTGGCTTCCTTAATCTAGTTCATTCCAACCGTCTGCACCGCGGATGCAGACTCCCCCTGCTGCCGAGGCAGCTTGCGGCGTCGGATCCAGCGCGTCCCAACAAGAATGGCGCGGAACAGTTCATCTAGCAGCAGGCCAGCCAATACCCCCATAATGCCCATATCGAGCACTACGCCAAACACATAGGCCCCGCCTGTTGCGAAGATCCACATGCCCAGCATGCTGCTCATGGCCACAAACTTTGCTTCGCCAATCGCCGTTAGGGACTGGATGAAGGAATACGTCCATGTCCGCATCGGCTGCCAAATCATGCACCAGAAGAACAAAGGCAGCAGGATGCCGGTTATCTTTTGGTCCGACGTAAACCAGCCGATTGTTGTATGCCCAAAAGCATACAGCAGCACGGCCAGCGTAAAGGTTGGCACCATGCCGATCATGGCAGCGCGGTACGGAGCCCGGTAGACATCGTCATACTTTCTCCCGCCGTACAGCTGACCGCATTGAATCTGGACGGCCATTCCGATGGAATTGCCGATCAGCCAGGGCAGCTGCTGGATAATATTGAAGTAGGAGAATGCCGCCAGCTGCGCCGCCCCCATCGATGAGACGATTGCCAGCGTGACAATCTGCGAATACCCCCAGGACGCTGCATTTCCCAGGTTCGGCAGGCCAATGCCAACCATCTCCTTGAGCAGCGGACGGTCAAACCCGCGCCAGTCGCTCCGCTCAAACGGGCTTGGGAAAGAGCGAAGCAGGAGCCATACGCCCACCGCGCACGCAAGCAACCGGCTGATGATCGTCGAGATGCCTATCCCCTCTATCCCCATCTGCGGGAAGCCCAACTCGCCAAAGATAAACACATAGTTCAGCAGCACGTGAACCACGTTCATTCCGATTGCGATCATCATCGGCCCGCGCGTATTGCCGGTGTTCCGGATCATCACGGTCAGCATCATATTAAGCTCCGTCAAGAGAGAGCAGCCGCCGATAAAGGCCATATAAGTGGTCGCCTGCGGCACCACTTCGGCAGGCGTCCCCATTAGACGCACGATAGTTCCCGAGCCAAAAGCAAACAGCAGGCTAACCAGGACTCCGCCAATCAGCCCGACTTTAATCGCCATCGCCGCGGCGCGTCTCGCCGTATGGGGATCGCCCGCTCCCCATCTGCGCGCGATTACGATCCCTGCCCCGCCGTTAATAAGCACAAAGATTGTAAGCAGGGAACGCATCACCTGATTGGATACGCCTACCGCAGATACCGCATTATCTCCCAAACGGCTGACCATCAGGGAATCAACGGTGCCCATCAGAAACTGTAAAATCAACTCGATAGCGATAGGCCATGCGAGCGTGTATAAAGAAATGGATCTGTCTGTTTTTACCTGAGCCATCGCTTCCCGTACCTCCCAGTTTTATTTAATCCATTTTGCTCCAACTATCCGATATCCACTGGGGCGTTTATGTGTGATAACATTAACCAATATAGAACGTTCACGGGTTAATGTCTTAATGCTTCTTGTTGTTTATTATTCCGATCTTGCTAATCTGATGGCTGGAGGCAGCACCTATGCGAAGTGATTTATGGGAAAATACCGTTATGACCGATCCGGCTCTGCCGATCAATGTGTTCCATCCGACCTTTGGTATCGGATGCTCCCTGCCTCTCCACTGGCATGAGCATTTCGAGCTGATCTACGTCGAAAGCGGCGAGGTTCTCTACACGATTGGCGGACAGCCGTTCCCTACCAAACCGGGCGACATGCTGTTCGTCAACAGCGGCGAGCTTCATTCGGCAGCCTCGCTTAACCCGAACGAGCCTTTTACGGTATACGCGCTTGTGTTTAATCCATCCATACTAGGCCTGAAGGAACCGCATATTGTTGATCTGGTCGCTCCTTACACGAACGGCATGTCCATGATCGCGAGCCGCATTGAACAGACAGATTCGCTGTACCCGCTGCTGAAGCAGACAACGCTGCGGCTAGCCGGAGAATTCGAGCAGAAGCCCCGCGGCTATGAGCTAGCTGTCCGTTCCTACTGCCAGCTGCTCTTCACCTGGCTGAGCCGGGAATTTACCGTCATGCAGCGCAGCGACACCGAGATGAACGCGTTCCGCGCGAGGACCAACCGGTTCAAGGAGCTGCTCACCCGTCTGGAATCCGACGTGGCCGAGCGCGTAACCGTCGAACAGGCAGCCTCTTTTGTCCATATGAGCCCGTATCATTTCTGCCGCATGTTCAAGAAGATAACCGGCCAGACCTTCGTGCAATACATGAATCTTAACCGCATTAACAGAGCCGAATATTTACTGAAAAACACCGCCATGAGCGTCACGGACATCGCAGCCGAGATCGGCTGCAGCAGCATTAACAGCTTCTCGAAGCTATTTCGACAGCTGCGGGGCGTCTCGCCGCGCGACCTTAGAAAGGGGCAGACAATATGAAAAAAGTAACCGCTTTCCCATTAGCGGGACATTTGCTGTCAACAACGGGAGGCAATCTGGTTATGGCCGAGTGGACGGCAGAGGGCTGCACTGAAGGGGCGGAGCCTATGAAAATCGCTCCGCTGCACATTCATCGCGAGGATGATGAGGCATGGTACGTACTGGAAGGAACTCTTGCCTTCCGGATTGACGACCAGACGGTGGAGGCGAACGCAGGCGACGCCGTTATGGTGCCCCGGGGAGCCGCCCATACGTACTGGAATCCAAAGGCCGAGTCCGCACGTTACCTTCTAATCATGACGGTCCGGATCAGCGAATTGATTGAAGCCATCCACGCCGCCCCGGATCGCAGCCCGGAAGGGCTGCGAAGGCTATTTGAAAAGTATGAAACCGAATTCATAGGATGGTAACGGTTTATAAAGAGACAAGAAAGAGTTGTTTGAGCACGAAAAAGCAGACGGGTTCCCGCCTGCTTTTTCGTGCTGTCCTTATCAATGCTCTTCCGCCAAGCCAATATTCACTGGCCCCCGCGCTTGCCGCATCTAGTTTACGTAACGTTTGAAATGACTCGTTCTGCGAACAAGCCTGCAGTGCGACATATAGAGGCGCGTGCTTTTCTTTTGCGTGTGGCTTTTGTAATCCCTTCTCCTAATACAGACGTAATGCCGCTTCGATAAGGAATACACGCGAAAGCCTCTGCGGATGCACCGCCCGACCCAGCCGGAATCCGAGCCGACCTTTTTGAATTCGGGAAACGGGACGCGCTTCCAGACCGACTTCCGAAAGACCAGCGTGCCGCCCTTGATGCTGCGCGAGTACTTCTTTTCTCCGCCCCTGCGGAAAACCATCAGTGAGCGATAGGCCTCGAAATAAATGTAGGAGGTATGTTTGCCTACGATAGACGCCTTGCCGCTCTTGATGGCACGCGCGGCTTCCCGCAAAAATTTGGGCCCGTAATAATCGTCATCGTCAAACTTGGCGATGATGCCGCCCTCGGCCATATTGATGGCGTAATTCAGGCATTTGCCAAGCTTGTATTTCTGGGGGAGCTGAATAACCCTTACTTCGTTCTCCGGGTATTGGTTTGCCCGCTCCTGATATTGTTCGATATCCATCTTGTCGTCATTCAAGACGATAATCATTTGTTTGTCCTTCCAAACCTGCCGATCGTAATTATCGAATACATTATCGATGAATTGGGATCTCATCGTACACGCGATTACGGTGATCATCTTACTTATCATCTCCATTCGGCGCAGCCAGCAGCTTGGCCTCGCGCCGGTTCCATAATGTATTTTTTTTGATTTTGTACAATTTTCCGTCGATGATTTTCTCATACAAACTTAAGAAGCGATCCGTCATGATTAAATCGGAATAGCGGCTTCTGGCGTAACGTCTGCATTCGCTGGCTTTGGGCAGCCTCTTCTTGCGGTATTTAATCTTCATCGCCATTTCGGATGTCGTTTTGCATAAGAGCTGAGGCATTCCTTTAAGCACCTCGGCAACGCCGCCTTTGTTGAAGCCTAGTACGGGCGTGCCGCTGGCCAGCGATTCAATGAGGACCAGTCCGAAAGGTTCATCCCATGTCGACGTGAACAGGACGCAGCTTGCGTTGGCGAGCAGCTCGCGTTTGCGGTCTCCGCCGACGGGGCCGATATAGCTGATTTTACTGCCGAGATGAGGTTTGATTTTAGCATTGAAATAAGCCTTGTCGTTCAGCGTGCCGGCAATAATGAGCCGCATACCCGTTTTTTTGGCAACTTTAATGGCAAGGTGTACACCTTTTTCCTTAATTAATCTTCCCATGAAGAGCAGATAGTTTTGCTTGTCTTTCGTGTAGGTGTAATCCTCCATGCGGATGCCGTTATGGACGGCATAGCCCTTTCGTTTCCCGTATTTGCGGAGAATGAATTTGCTGACGTATACCCGAAGCTGCACGTCTCCCTTGATCCCTTTGGAATGGGAGTTGCTTATAGTCGGAATAGGCGGATTCGCTTTCGCAACGATGCCGTAATGATCGTGTATGATATCCACGTCGGGCGGAAGGTTTTTAATAATAAAGTCCAGCTGCTTTTTCGGATCATCCGACTCGTATTCGAACGTTTGGGTCGCATTCGAGGTTGATCCTTTCTTGGCAAACAGAAACACTTCATGCCCCCGGTTGACCAACTCTTCCGTTAAATAATGCACGTCGCGCTGCGTGCCCCCGTAATCCTTCGGAGGTACAGGAATCGTATTCGTCGATATTTGAGCAATTCTCAAATGTCTCTCAACTCCTTAGGTCCAATCTTCCCATAGGCATTCCTTGTAGGATATGAATGGACTCCTGCGCAGGGCACGGCGCTTGCACCATTATCAGCCACCTACTTTATACCGCGTACAGTATACGCCCATACCAAGTGTAAGCCTTTTTAATAGAATAGTAGAAGTTGATAGAAAGAGGTGAGAAGCTGTTGAAGGGATTGATTCTCTGTGCGGGGAAAGGAAGCCGTTTATATCCGTTTACCAAAAATCGGCCGAAGACGCTTATACCCGTTACAAATACGCCCCTGTTGCAATTATCAATCATGAAGTTAATGGAGCTTGGAATAGATCGTATCGGCATCGTCATCCATCCATCCCAAGAAGCCGACATTCGCGCGCAATTCGGCGAGGGAGAGGCGTTTGGCATTTCGATTACGTACATTTATCAGCATGCACCGAAAGGAATCGCGAACGCGCTCAAAAATGCGGAATATTATTTATCGGGCGAACCGTTCCTGCTTCTTCTGGGAGATAATCTGATTTCCGCTCCGTTATCCGATCTGAAGTACGATGTCGAGCATGGCGGTGTACAAGCGTCCTTATTGCTTGCGGAAGTTGCGGACCCGCAGGATTACGGCATCGCGGAGATCCAGGATTCGCGAATCATAGGTCTGGAAGAAAAACCGGTACATCCGAAGTCGAATTTAGCGGTTATAGGGGGTTACGCGTTTACGAAGGAGATCTTTGGAGCCGTGAACAAAATTACACCCTCTAAGCGTGGCGAGTACGAAATAACGGATGCGATTCAGTGGTTGATCGAGCAGCGTTACGACGTCGCTTACCGCGTGACCGACCAATTGAACATCGACGTGGGCACGAAGGATCGATGGCTGCTGGCCAATCGAAAACTGCTGGAAGCCGAAGCCCTGCAGAAACGGGTTCACGACTCCGTCCAGATGGAGCGCTGCACAATCGTAGAGCCGGTATCGATTGATAAGGACTGCGTGCTGAAGGATTGCCGGATTGGCCCTTACGTTTCGGTGGGTGCGGGATCCAGACTGGAAAATTGCCAAATCGAGAGCAGCATTATTTTGAATGGAGTTCATATGAAAGATCTCCCGTTCCCTATTAAAAATGTTATTATCGGCGAACATTCCATTGTCGCCGGGGGACTGATGGATAAAGAGGTGAAGGAGCCTTGAAAATTCTGATTATCGGCACGGGCTATGTTGGAGCCACGACCGCAATGGTTTTTGCCGAGATCGGCTGGCAGGTAACCGGACTGGATATCGATGCTGGCAAAATCGAACGGTTAAAGAAGGGACAACTGCATTTTCACGAGCCCGGCCTTGAAGGCCTGATTGCCAAGCATGTGCAAAGCGGCCGTTTGCGGTTTACGACTAATAAAGAAACCGCCATTAAAGAGCACGACGTTATTTTCCTTTGCGTAGGAACGCCATCGCTGCCGGATGGAAGCGCAGACCTGCGCTACGTTGGGCAAGCCGCCGAGGATATCGGGCGTTTGATGAATGGCTATAAACTTATTGTCACTAAAAGCACCGTACCGGTCGGAACGCAAGAGCTGATTAAGAAGTGGATAGAAGCAGCGCAGCAAACGGCCTATCCCTTCGACGTCGCTTCCAATCCCGAATTTCTGAGGGAAGGCAAGGCCGTCGAAGACGCTTTGCGGCCCGACCGCATCGTAATCGGTACCGATAGCCAGCGGGCAACGGAGCAGCTTAAGAAGCTGTATTGGTCTTTTGCCTGCCCTTGGATTTTAACGACGCCAAGAACCGCGGAGCTTATCAAATATGCATCCAATTCGTTTCTCGCAACGAAAATATCGTATATGAACGAGCTTGCGAGACTTTGCGACGAGCTGGAGGTCAACGTAAAGGAGATTGCAGAAGGAATGGGCCTTGATCCCCGGATTGGGCCAAGCTTCCTGCAAGCCGGCCTGGGGTACGGAGGTTCCTGTTTTCCCAAGGATGTCTCGGAACTCGTTACGACTTCGGGAAAGCATCACGTAAATCTTCGTATCTTGGAGGGAGTCATAGAAGTCAATCGCACGCAGCACGCTTATTTACTCGACAAGGCGCGGTCGCGCCTTAGCGGATTTACGGACAAAACGGTTGCGGTACTGGGGCTGGCATTCAAGCCGGATACGGACGATATTCGGGAAGCGCCTGCTTTACGGATCATCGATCAATTGTTACTCGAGCAGGCCAACGTGCAGTTGTATGATCCCATTGCGTCTTTACCGGCTCATGCTTCCTACAAGGCGGTTAAGGCCTGTTCCTCAGCCGAAGAAGCCTTGAGAGGCGCGGATGCGATTATCCTATGCACGGAATGGCCCGAATTCGGACAGCTCGATTGGAAGAAAGCGAAGAAGCTTCTCGGGCAGCCGAACTTCTTTGACGGACGCAATATGACGGACGCTAAACGGCTGCGCGCTCTCGGGTATTATTACAAAGGCATCGGCAGCGGTTATTGATTCGTTTTTTCAGATAAAGAAAGGCTGGCCTCCAAGTCCAATGACTTGAGGCCAGCCTGCTATTTTACGTCCTAAATAATTTCGAGATCGTCAATTCCCGGCATTGGCGGATGAGCCGCATGCGGCTCCAGCTGATACCAGTACGCGACGGATGCGATGTCGTCCTGAAGCGGCAGATAACGCCCATGCGAACGCCAGCCAAGCGCTTGGATCGTTACCCTCAGATCATCCTCGAAGCGGATCGGATCCATCACATGGAACCGGTACATGCCAAAGCGCTGATTCGCCTTGTACAAGCCGTCAGCCTTAATCGCCTGATGCATCCCGAGGAATGGCGTGGAATACGTCACATACTGCCCGTTCATGTCCCAGTTCCAGGCACCGCCGAAGTAATCCTCCGTCCCCGTGCTGCAGATCGTCGGATATTCCTTGTCTCCGTCCATGTAGAACTTAACCTCTCCCTCGCCCCACCAGTTGTTGCTGTTCACCTGCCAGGCGAGATAGGTACCGACGTAATGCCCTTTACCTTTAATGCCGTCAACAATCGTATGGACATCCTTGTACGGGACCGGATTGCTGCGGCGCCACTGAGCGTGGAAATACGCCATATCGTCCGGAACGTCCGTCAGCGTGTAGTTGATCTGATAATACAAGACCGTCGATTCATGCGACAGATTCTGCATGACGATCCGCGCCTTTTTACGGAAAGGCATTTCCCAATAGCTGTTAAAGCCGCCCGCCGGATTAACCGAAATCGGAAGCGAGTTCACAAGCGCGCGTTCGCCCCAGCCGTTGCAGAAGAAATCTCCGACCGGCACGTACACGGAAGGCTCCTCTTCCTCATCCCAATAAATTTTGAAGATTAACGATCTTACAACCTGATGCGAGCAGGTCAGCCAAATATTTTGGATGACGCCCGGCCCGTCGATAACCCCCATCGTAAACTCCTGATGACCCGCGATGCTGACCGAAGGGGATACCTTCCAGCCAACGCCTAGGTCACGGGCGGCTTGAGCTCCCGTCCCGTCCGATGCCATGGCGCCTTTGCCCTTCTCGCCCGTAAAGTTTTCCGGGGAAATCGATCTCGATACCGCATTCGAAATTCTCGCCAAATTGCCAAGTCCCATACCTAATCCGTTAAAAGCGTTCATGTAATTGAGTAGCCTCCCAGGATATAAATTGCAGGTGGTCTTGCCCGCTTACGCCCTTACGCGTTTACGGCTTCCGTGACGTCGATTGCCTTGATCGTTACCTTGGAGGCTTGGAGTCCCTCCGCCGCTGCCGTGACAACAATGTCCCCGGCTTCGGTTGTTGCTCTTACATAAGCGAGAAGCTTGCCGCGATGGGCTTTGCG
This region of Paenibacillus sp. JDR-2 genomic DNA includes:
- a CDS encoding sugar phosphate nucleotidyltransferase, whose protein sequence is MKGLILCAGKGSRLYPFTKNRPKTLIPVTNTPLLQLSIMKLMELGIDRIGIVIHPSQEADIRAQFGEGEAFGISITYIYQHAPKGIANALKNAEYYLSGEPFLLLLGDNLISAPLSDLKYDVEHGGVQASLLLAEVADPQDYGIAEIQDSRIIGLEEKPVHPKSNLAVIGGYAFTKEIFGAVNKITPSKRGEYEITDAIQWLIEQRYDVAYRVTDQLNIDVGTKDRWLLANRKLLEAEALQKRVHDSVQMERCTIVEPVSIDKDCVLKDCRIGPYVSVGAGSRLENCQIESSIILNGVHMKDLPFPIKNVIIGEHSIVAGGLMDKEVKEP
- a CDS encoding glycoside hydrolase family 172 protein; translation: MNAFNGLGMGLGNLARISNAVSRSISPENFTGEKGKGAMASDGTGAQAARDLGVGWKVSPSVSIAGHQEFTMGVIDGPGVIQNIWLTCSHQVVRSLIFKIYWDEEEEPSVYVPVGDFFCNGWGERALVNSLPISVNPAGGFNSYWEMPFRKKARIVMQNLSHESTVLYYQINYTLTDVPDDMAYFHAQWRRSNPVPYKDVHTIVDGIKGKGHYVGTYLAWQVNSNNWWGEGEVKFYMDGDKEYPTICSTGTEDYFGGAWNWDMNGQYVTYSTPFLGMHQAIKADGLYKANQRFGMYRFHVMDPIRFEDDLRVTIQALGWRSHGRYLPLQDDIASVAYWYQLEPHAAHPPMPGIDDLEII
- a CDS encoding glycosyltransferase family 4 protein produces the protein MRIAQISTNTIPVPPKDYGGTQRDVHYLTEELVNRGHEVFLFAKKGSTSNATQTFEYESDDPKKQLDFIIKNLPPDVDIIHDHYGIVAKANPPIPTISNSHSKGIKGDVQLRVYVSKFILRKYGKRKGYAVHNGIRMEDYTYTKDKQNYLLFMGRLIKEKGVHLAIKVAKKTGMRLIIAGTLNDKAYFNAKIKPHLGSKISYIGPVGGDRKRELLANASCVLFTSTWDEPFGLVLIESLASGTPVLGFNKGGVAEVLKGMPQLLCKTTSEMAMKIKYRKKRLPKASECRRYARSRYSDLIMTDRFLSLYEKIIDGKLYKIKKNTLWNRREAKLLAAPNGDDK
- a CDS encoding UDP-glucose dehydrogenase family protein; its protein translation is MKILIIGTGYVGATTAMVFAEIGWQVTGLDIDAGKIERLKKGQLHFHEPGLEGLIAKHVQSGRLRFTTNKETAIKEHDVIFLCVGTPSLPDGSADLRYVGQAAEDIGRLMNGYKLIVTKSTVPVGTQELIKKWIEAAQQTAYPFDVASNPEFLREGKAVEDALRPDRIVIGTDSQRATEQLKKLYWSFACPWILTTPRTAELIKYASNSFLATKISYMNELARLCDELEVNVKEIAEGMGLDPRIGPSFLQAGLGYGGSCFPKDVSELVTTSGKHHVNLRILEGVIEVNRTQHAYLLDKARSRLSGFTDKTVAVLGLAFKPDTDDIREAPALRIIDQLLLEQANVQLYDPIASLPAHASYKAVKACSSAEEALRGADAIILCTEWPEFGQLDWKKAKKLLGQPNFFDGRNMTDAKRLRALGYYYKGIGSGY